The DNA sequence TTAATGTAATTTAACTTCAAATTTACCATCACATAAATCACATTCCATAGCGATATCATACACTGAAATACTGGGGAGAGCATACAATTGACGAGATGTCTGTTTAAAATGATCATAGAAAAGCTACAAAACATTTCTACCACCACCCTTGGTTTGCCATGTTTTCCAGAATAAGGTGGTTTCCAAAGCCCTGTCGAACATCCCAGTGCCAAAGTCCCTCATATCGAGAGTGCCTAGCAGCGTGGAGGGCCTCAACCATGAGCTGGAGAATGTGTTCATCAGAGAGGACTGGAAGCAGGGAATACaggtgggaacacacacacacactatattctCACTCGCACTGATTTAAATTGCTGAGAGTTGAGTAGAGCTGTAAATTGTGTGTGAAGTAGGGCAGTAAACCTTGACAGGTTAGTGAAATGGCTCTCCCTCAAGCGTGTGCATGagtgcacgcgcgcacacacacatatttacgaCCTGCAGCGCAGCAAGTCTTCTTCTGCTCAGAATCAGCTGTACTCTACAGCACAAGCAGAAGGGCTCTGAACATTTTCATACTGTATCATGCATTATCATCTGCACTGGTATTCACTTTTCTGCTTGTCATTCAAATACGTCCACACATACTGGAGTTTACATGCAGTGTGATAATACTGAAATTAACTGAATGCATTGAATTGACTCATGTATGATGATCAATAACAACTGTGAATTATATAGTGCCTTGATGTGGTTCTTGCACTCCTCGCATCCcttcatccttccctccatctccacctctgaCCTCTCAGGCTTTGGACGTGTTGGACGGCCGCCGCGCCCCGTTTCAGCCACATCGTTACGGCAATGGCGGTGACACACGTGACACGGACACCCAGGCCCCCTCTAGTGGCGGTTCCAGCCCCTGGCCCTTCACCCCTGACCCCCTCCACTCCCCAGAAGGCAGCCCCTGCTCTACAGAAGAGCTTGACAAAGGTACTCCATTCAGATGTATTTTCTGGCTTGCATGATGATATTACTATAGTTCAATGCACACATTCAACAGTCTCCAGCCATTGCATGTCTCAGGAACATAGTTGAGCGATTGGCAATCCCGCTCACCACTCCAATGCTCCATGTCCTTTCCTACTGCTCTGCAAAGAAAAACGCTCTACGCTCACAGGAGAAAAAAAGTCCTGCTCCAAATTCACCTCATTCATcaaaatcacaatttaaccaacacccatctatttttgtgaaTAACTGGACCTACCAATTGTTTTTTAAGTATTGAATAAGGATTTGAATGTTAAACAGCATAAACAGCAAACACTCTAAATAGACCAGGAGCCTAAGAAGCAACAAATTATTTACGCtatattatttcaaggctatagcctacattgtgaagcatttgcgaaTTCGACACAATaggctggtagggacataaagcgagcagcatttaaacaacatttagtTGTATTcaatcattatagtctataaattgCGCATTTAGGCTTTGAATTAAATGCAAATTCAACGAAAAATGACTTGTTAGTGCCTTTGAATACATTCTTAGCAAGCTCATGTGATGGTGCCTGTGGACAGCCAGCAGTAATTTTAATTTCTTTTTATAGGTAGGCCTAAAagtttttaggcaaaataacccaatcaaaacgGAAAGCTCCTTGAAAGTTGGAATATACCAGGCCTATTGGGATAAAAATCAATGATGacctattgtatagataatagaacaAAAATGAACAAAATGTTTAAGAGATCAGATTTTTAGTTTATAAATACTTTCTATAATGACTCACTTACCCACCTCAttcctttcttttagcatgtgcaCGTAGTAAGTACACCATCATACTTTTGGGATaagtgtcttttcagattccacaatcaTTGTAGACACTATATCACCACACTCCCTGTCTTGCTattggtcctcatctttgtaagtcaccttgatttagcacctgtgtgttttatcagtttctttatgaaaatatttagtgaactccataacagtagctaaagcaagtgGCTattagcagcacacaagtagactacacATGCATGCTGGGGCGGGCATGCCAAGAGCTCCTGAAGTGATCTCTACTGGAGCGAAATTGGAGTGGGCGAGATTGCCAGCATTTGGGAATCTTGCCCCACGTTCCAATCAAATTGGGCAGGCTCCGCTCACATCCTCTGTTCAGGAGTCTAGTGATCAGGATTTGCTTAATGATAAATGGCTCATGCTGTATTAATACTGTGCCGTATTATGTGAATCACCTCATTGTCTTCTACAGGCAACAGCTCTCTAACACACGTTCCTTTATAGGAACATAAGATCACCACACTGACCTGCTTATATGTTTCATTCTGTTTTCAGACAGTGGCTGCAGCTCTCCCCTTCCCAAGTTTGCCACCTCTCCCAAACCCAACAACAGCTACATGTTCAAACGGGAGCCTCCAGAGGGGTGTGAGAGGATCAAAGTGTTTGAAGAGATGGTGTAAGTGTTCTTCACTATGTTGAGGGGTGTTTCTAATTCGAATGCTTCTCAACTTCATAGTGTTACAtgttttagtttattttttaaattggtcTGATAGTGTATGTCCTTGTGCcactgtacagatgtaggatcatcaTTTAGTTCTCCTGCAACGGCacgatcaaattaagatcctacatctgtaggactCTCTCACTGTAGGTGTTTCATATACACACTTTGGTATGTGATGAAAAAAGATGAAGACATTCTCCCTCACTTTTCCTCCCCAGGTCTGGTGTCTCCAAAGGCTTCCCTCTTTTTTCATGCCCAGACAAAAACAAGGTGAACTTCATCCCCAGGGGCTCCGCCTTCTGTCCCGTCaaactcctctgctcctcccactTCACCACAACCTCGTTCAGCCCTGGTCTCCATGGAAAAGGCAGCACATGGCCCGAGGACGCCATTACACCCAGTAGTTCCACTACTCTGGCCTCCACTAACTGGAGCTCGTCTATAGGCACAGACATGGTCAGTAGCTCAGACACAGGCGTAGGCATTGATACAAGCACAGGTAACAGCACAGACAGTCTGAGCCCAGATACAGGCCCTAACACAGACGAACCGACAAGCACAGCTGTTGTCCCAGACGGCCTGTCTACAGATCCCTGCTCCACTACACACATCCTTCTTACCAGCTAGTTCTCAGGTACAGTCCAGCTACTGAgcattagcctggtcccagatcagtttaagCTATCTTGCTAACTCCTAGGGTCGCAATGACCATAGGAGGTGGCAAAACAgcacaacagatctgggaccaggctagctgaGAATGCCTCTAGCTGAGTATAGCTCTTTAACACAACATTAGCCAGCAAGGAGGGCATATCCTTACTAACCTAGCCTTCTCTTCTGAAAGGTGTGGCAGGCAACATCTTCCAGAAAGACTTGTTTTCTATTCCAAGGGTAGATTCAATTGTTTCATATATTGTGTTCTGTAGCAATCAGCTTTATCAAAATCTATTCAAGAAGTTGAGAAAAAAATAAGGGAATTAAGCAATGGGCAagaggaaaaacatgtattttattgAATTTTGAAAATGTTTATCTAACCAGCTTATTTAGCTGTTCTGTGTTGCTAGCCAATATTACAGCATGGATAAGCTttttaatataaaataaaatatcatgTCTGTTTATATTGAAAACCCTATTGGGATGTCGTACAGTTATAATACAAGGCTCCACCTTTCCCTGAATGTTTACACTTATTTCAGGTTTCAATCCAGTTTATGTAAACGCATGACAAAAATCTGAAGAAAGACGATCTGAAAGTGACCAAACAGCCAGCTACAAAGCACAGTGTCCCCACATAGCCTTGTTTCAGGTCCCCTGAATAGCCAATGAACTCAGGTTATTTGGAATGTACTACTACTCAAGCATGAACTTTGACGTTGCCTTTTATGGTTCATTCATGACATTACTCCAAAGACATTCCATAGTCTTTATACAAGTGCTGATTCTAATCTTTCAACACAACATATTAGATTGCCATCGATAGAAATGATAACTTGGTGCACGGGAATCTGTCAAGTGCTTAAGAGACATTCCAGAGGTTATTTATTGTAGCTCCAAGATATCAGCAGTATTGTCTTTCACAGCCTGTTCAACCTgatgaaattgattaaatatgaGCTATGACATTTAACCAATAAAATAGATCAaaataaggcctagattcaatcggATTAAGTGTTAACCAGCGGTGCTTTGAGTTTTGGCGGTGTCAGTTGTTATTGCGTTGAAGTTGTCAAATCAGTGAACAGCTGCTTCTGTAATCATTGCCACAGCCGTCCCTCTGGCATTAGAAGTTCAGAaagagaaagtgtaggctatatagaaataatgacgctCTAATTGAATATCATTCAATAAAATGAGGAAttctatcagcctaatcgagGTATAGATTACGTCTCACATTCCAGTGAtcgaacttgtaaacaaggctacATGGGATTTCTCGTAATGCTTCTCCAAgaagccaatggcaatgtccacttCAGGTATAATGCCACTGCGGGTGTTGGCCAGTGCGCATCTGATAGAATCTagcccaaaacatttttttcagcatcaacaaaaaaagaaattaGCAAAAAACCAAAGCCAAAAGTTACTTTTTTTAATACGAAATAGATAAGCAATCAACAAACACTTATAATTCTGTCATATTCGGAATTAACATTGAGGCTAATGAGATTTTCAAAGCACTTAATTCCAGGCGTGATAATCACTATATAATATTACACAGTACTATATAAAATGTAAAGCAAATCAACTATGAGTATCCTAGTGTTTGATTTGATGTTCAATATGGAGTAAAATATTTCATGAAACTGTACAAGGGCTGCATTCAATCCTTGTCGCGGATGTACCGCTGGAattattgcctttaaatttaaatCGAGCTATAATGTGGGCCT is a window from the Oncorhynchus tshawytscha isolate Ot180627B linkage group LG03, Otsh_v2.0, whole genome shotgun sequence genome containing:
- the LOC112229984 gene encoding glucocorticoid-induced transcript 1 protein isoform X1, with translation MSVPNNSLQQQSTVRRSNAGSPSFSNSCRLHPIRATVPYQLIRGGQSSPTRSLPLSVGGNNGQTNSRGSSPGSSPPSANLSLGVNCTGATRQRLSPENRVSHSPDRGPNSPVCRGERSKLQVRSSSAIRRTSSLDAIMGPYLTGQWPRDSHGPYPSCMKDKATQTPGLWIEEGGGEQGSPHQRSASWGSADHLKEQIAKLRLQLQRSKQVSRQSKDRDQQLGLHTSTTGHPQNKVVSKALSNIPVPKSLISRVPSSVEGLNHELENVFIREDWKQGIQALDVLDGRRAPFQPHRYGNGGDTRDTDTQAPSSGGSSPWPFTPDPLHSPEGSPCSTEELDKDSGCSSPLPKFATSPKPNNSYMFKREPPEGCERIKVFEEMVSGVSKGFPLFSCPDKNKVNFIPRGSAFCPVKLLCSSHFTTTSFSPGLHGKGSTWPEDAITPSSSTTLASTNWSSSIGTDMVSSSDTGVGIDTSTGNSTDSLSPDTGPNTDEPTSTAVVPDGLSTDPCSTTHILLTS
- the LOC112229984 gene encoding glucocorticoid-induced transcript 1 protein isoform X2, which produces MSVPNNSLQQQSTVRRSNAGSPSFSNSCRLHPIRATVPYQLIRGGQSSPTRSLPLSVGGNNGQTNSRGSSPGSSPPSANLSLGVNCTGATRQRLSPENRVSHSPDRGPNSPVCRGERSKLQVRSSSAIRRTSSLDAIMGPYLTGQWPRDSHGPYPSCMKDKATQTPGLWIEEGGGEQGSPHQRSASWGSADHLKEIAKLRLQLQRSKQVSRQSKDRDQQLGLHTSTTGHPQNKVVSKALSNIPVPKSLISRVPSSVEGLNHELENVFIREDWKQGIQALDVLDGRRAPFQPHRYGNGGDTRDTDTQAPSSGGSSPWPFTPDPLHSPEGSPCSTEELDKDSGCSSPLPKFATSPKPNNSYMFKREPPEGCERIKVFEEMVSGVSKGFPLFSCPDKNKVNFIPRGSAFCPVKLLCSSHFTTTSFSPGLHGKGSTWPEDAITPSSSTTLASTNWSSSIGTDMVSSSDTGVGIDTSTGNSTDSLSPDTGPNTDEPTSTAVVPDGLSTDPCSTTHILLTS